One Streptomyces sp. P9-A2 DNA window includes the following coding sequences:
- the sucC gene encoding ADP-forming succinate--CoA ligase subunit beta has translation MDLYEHQARELFEEHGIVVPAAEVTDSPKQAREIARRLGGRVVVKAQVKTGGRGKAGGVKLAADPAAAELTARQILGMDIKGHTVGKVMLARPVDIRDEFYVSYVLDRAAGRFLAIASAEGGMDIEEVAATRPEAVARIPVDPAEGVTSATAARIADAAGLPPQSVDVLVRLWEVLVREDALLVEVNPLVRTGDGRIMALDGKVTLDDNARFRQARWGTEDTGHEDPLEVAAVAKGLNYVKLDGEVGIIGNGAGLVMSTLDVVAGCGARPADFLDIGGGASAQIMADGLSVILSDPAVKSVFVNVFGGITACDAVADGIVRALGTVRLTKPLVVRLDGNNAARGRAILDAHAHPLVEQVTTMDGAAHRAAELATTA, from the coding sequence ATGGACCTGTATGAACATCAGGCACGCGAACTCTTCGAGGAACACGGCATCGTGGTGCCGGCGGCCGAGGTCACCGACTCGCCCAAACAGGCCCGCGAGATCGCCCGCCGGCTCGGTGGCCGTGTCGTCGTCAAGGCGCAGGTCAAGACCGGCGGACGCGGCAAGGCGGGCGGCGTGAAGCTCGCCGCCGACCCGGCCGCCGCCGAGCTGACGGCACGCCAGATCCTCGGCATGGACATCAAGGGCCACACCGTCGGCAAGGTCATGCTCGCCCGCCCCGTCGACATCCGGGACGAGTTCTACGTCTCCTACGTCCTCGACCGTGCGGCCGGCCGCTTCCTCGCGATCGCCTCCGCCGAGGGCGGCATGGACATCGAGGAGGTCGCCGCCACCCGCCCCGAGGCCGTCGCCCGCATCCCCGTCGACCCCGCCGAGGGCGTCACCTCGGCGACCGCGGCCCGCATCGCCGACGCGGCCGGCCTGCCGCCGCAGTCCGTCGACGTCCTGGTCCGGCTGTGGGAGGTCCTCGTCCGCGAGGACGCCCTGCTGGTCGAGGTCAACCCGCTCGTCCGCACCGGCGACGGACGGATCATGGCTCTCGACGGCAAGGTCACCCTCGACGACAACGCGCGCTTCCGACAAGCACGTTGGGGTACCGAGGACACCGGCCACGAGGACCCGCTGGAGGTGGCCGCGGTGGCGAAGGGCCTCAACTACGTCAAGCTGGACGGCGAGGTCGGCATCATCGGCAATGGCGCCGGCCTGGTCATGTCGACCCTCGACGTCGTCGCCGGCTGCGGGGCCCGACCAGCCGACTTCCTCGACATCGGCGGCGGGGCGTCGGCGCAGATCATGGCGGACGGACTCTCCGTCATCCTCTCCGACCCGGCCGTGAAGTCCGTCTTCGTCAACGTCTTCGGCGGCATCACCGCCTGCGACGCGGTGGCCGACGGCATCGTCCGGGCCCTCGGCACCGTCCGGCTGACCAAACCGCTCGTCGTCCGCCTCGACGGCAACAACGCGGCCCGAGGCCGCGCCATTCTCGACGCGCACGCGCACCCGCTCGTCGAGCAGGTCACCACCATGGACGGCGCGGCGCACCGCGCGGCCGAACTCGCCACCACAGCCTGA
- the sucD gene encoding succinate--CoA ligase subunit alpha: MAIHLTKESKVLVQGMTGGEGMKHTRRMLAAGTDVVGGVNPRKAGRSVDFDDRAVPVFGSVADGIQATGADVTVVFVPPAFARSAVVEAADAGIGLAVVITEGIPVHDSVAFTTHARRKGTRVIGPNCPGLITPGQSNAGIIPADITKPGPVGLVSKSGTLTYQLMYELRDTGFSTCVGIGGDPVVGTTHIDCLAAFQDDPDTDLVVLIGEIGGDAEERAAAYIREHVTKPVVAYIAGFTAPEGRTMGHAGAIVSGSSGTARAKKEALEAVGVRVGGTPTETARHVLAVLEAGR, translated from the coding sequence ATGGCGATCCACCTCACCAAGGAGAGCAAGGTCCTCGTCCAGGGCATGACCGGCGGCGAGGGCATGAAGCACACCCGGCGCATGCTCGCGGCCGGCACCGACGTCGTCGGCGGGGTCAACCCGCGCAAGGCCGGCCGGAGCGTCGACTTCGACGACCGTGCGGTGCCCGTCTTCGGATCGGTCGCCGACGGTATACAGGCGACCGGAGCCGACGTCACGGTCGTCTTCGTACCGCCGGCCTTCGCCAGGTCGGCCGTCGTCGAAGCGGCCGACGCCGGAATCGGCCTGGCCGTCGTCATCACCGAGGGCATCCCCGTCCACGACTCCGTCGCCTTCACCACCCACGCACGGCGCAAGGGCACCCGGGTCATCGGCCCCAACTGCCCCGGCCTGATCACCCCCGGACAGTCCAACGCCGGCATCATTCCGGCCGACATCACCAAGCCGGGCCCCGTCGGACTGGTCTCCAAGTCCGGCACCCTCACCTACCAGCTCATGTACGAGCTGCGGGACACCGGCTTCTCCACCTGCGTCGGCATCGGCGGCGACCCCGTCGTCGGCACCACCCACATCGACTGCCTCGCCGCCTTCCAGGACGACCCCGACACCGACCTCGTCGTCCTCATCGGCGAGATCGGCGGCGACGCCGAGGAACGCGCGGCGGCCTACATCCGCGAGCACGTCACCAAGCCGGTCGTCGCCTACATCGCGGGCTTCACCGCACCCGAGGGCCGTACCATGGGACACGCAGGCGCGATCGTCTCCGGCTCCTCGGGCACGGCACGGGCCAAGAAGGAAGCGCTCGAAGCCGTCGGTGTCCGGGTGGGCGGCACCCCCACGGAGACGGCACGGCACGTGCTCGCCGTCCTGGAAGCGGGGCGGTGA
- a CDS encoding aldehyde dehydrogenase family protein → MASTPTTPTASSAATAPPTLTLKAGTSWTDAWQRCLAVAPEAFRDDRVLNLWNAAWQADGRTLPAASPVDGSPVAGPPRLDPVTARRAVHAALDQHRAWRHVPLPERRARVGATLDALTEHRELLALLLVWEIGKPWRLAQADVDRAIDGVRWYVDGIDGMLDGRTPLDGPVSNIASWNYPMSVLVHALLVQALAGNAVIAKAPTDGGVACLTLASALAAREGIPVTLVSGSGGELSEALLRAPEIGCVSFVGGRYTGAAVATAVADLGKRHILEQEGLNTWGIWNHSDWDTFAAVVPKLFDYGKQRCTAYPRFVVQRQLFDEFLAAYLPAVRTLRVGHPLAVEHPDDPFPRLDFGPVINAAKARELRDQVAEAVERGAVPLHRGRPENARFLPGQDTSAYVQPVTLLAPPRSSPLHHAEPFGPVDTIVLVDTEAELLAAMNASNGALVATLSTDDRATYDRLAPQIRAFKVGHGTPRSRGDRDELFGGFGASWRGAFVGGELLVRAVTQGPAGERLPGNFPEYQLMP, encoded by the coding sequence ATGGCATCCACCCCGACCACCCCGACAGCCTCATCCGCTGCGACGGCCCCACCCACCCTCACCCTCAAGGCCGGCACCTCCTGGACCGACGCCTGGCAACGCTGCCTCGCCGTCGCCCCCGAGGCATTCCGGGACGACCGAGTCCTCAACCTCTGGAACGCCGCCTGGCAGGCCGACGGCCGGACGCTGCCCGCCGCCAGCCCCGTCGACGGCAGCCCCGTCGCGGGTCCGCCGCGCCTGGACCCGGTCACCGCCCGGCGCGCCGTACACGCCGCGCTCGACCAGCACCGCGCCTGGCGGCACGTCCCGCTGCCGGAACGCCGGGCCCGCGTCGGCGCCACCCTCGACGCCCTCACCGAGCACCGCGAACTGCTGGCCCTGCTCCTCGTCTGGGAGATCGGCAAACCCTGGCGGCTCGCCCAGGCGGACGTCGACCGGGCCATCGACGGCGTGCGCTGGTACGTCGACGGCATCGACGGGATGCTCGACGGCCGGACCCCGCTGGACGGACCCGTCTCCAACATCGCGAGCTGGAACTACCCGATGAGCGTGCTTGTCCACGCCCTGCTGGTCCAGGCACTGGCGGGCAACGCGGTCATCGCCAAGGCCCCCACCGACGGCGGCGTCGCCTGCCTGACCCTGGCCTCGGCGCTCGCCGCCCGCGAGGGCATTCCCGTGACCCTCGTCAGCGGCAGCGGGGGCGAGCTGTCGGAGGCGCTGCTGCGGGCGCCCGAGATCGGCTGCGTCTCCTTCGTCGGCGGCCGCTACACCGGCGCCGCCGTGGCCACGGCCGTCGCCGACCTCGGCAAGCGGCACATCCTCGAACAGGAAGGACTCAACACCTGGGGCATCTGGAACCACTCGGACTGGGACACGTTCGCGGCGGTCGTGCCCAAGCTCTTCGACTACGGCAAGCAGCGCTGCACGGCGTACCCGCGCTTCGTCGTCCAGCGGCAGCTGTTCGACGAGTTCCTGGCCGCGTACCTGCCCGCGGTGCGCACGCTCAGGGTCGGCCACCCGCTCGCCGTGGAGCACCCCGACGACCCCTTCCCGCGCCTGGACTTCGGCCCGGTGATCAACGCGGCCAAGGCGAGGGAACTGCGCGACCAGGTCGCCGAGGCCGTCGAACGCGGCGCCGTGCCCCTGCATCGCGGCAGGCCCGAGAACGCCCGCTTCCTGCCCGGCCAGGACACCTCGGCGTACGTCCAGCCCGTCACGCTCCTCGCCCCGCCCCGCTCGTCCCCGCTGCACCACGCGGAGCCGTTCGGACCGGTCGACACGATCGTCCTCGTCGACACGGAGGCGGAACTGCTCGCCGCCATGAACGCCTCCAACGGCGCGCTGGTGGCCACCCTGTCCACGGACGACCGGGCCACCTACGACCGGCTCGCCCCGCAGATCCGCGCCTTCAAGGTCGGCCACGGCACACCACGCTCCCGGGGCGACCGCGACGAGCTGTTCGGCGGGTTCGGCGCGTCCTGGCGCGGCGCGTTCGTCGGCGGCGAGCTTCTGGTGCGGGCCGTGACCCAGGGTCCTGCCGGTGAGCGGCTGCCGGGCAACTTCCCGGAGTACCAGCTCATGCCGTGA
- a CDS encoding MFS transporter has product MSASTTSPAQAPANSRSRVLVASLIGTTIEFYDFYIYATAAVLVFPSLFFPNSDPTTALLSSFAVFGAAMVARPIGAVVFGHLGDRLGRKGTLVASLLTMGIATFLIGVLPTYAQAGWIATALLVLMRLAQGFALGGEWSGAALVATENAPKNKRALYGTFPQLGAPLGFIIGNGLFLIIGALLPSSAGADPSQPSEAFLTWGWRIPFLFSAVMVAIGLWVRMRLVEAPVFSKTREAGLVRKLPLATVFRSHWKQLILGTFFMLATYVLFYLMTTFSLSYGRTSTDAAVPGLGYSYTTFVLMLIFGVLFFAAFTLVSGPLADKYGRRATLIWVTVAILVFGLVWVPLIGMGTLGVVLWLVLGFTLMGMTFGPMGALLPELFPTSVRYTGSGISYNVSSILGAAVAPFIAVALWEAADGSPRLVGVYLSSMALLTLVALLIGKETKDIALDEGETPAGVDATDRDGSPAATAAR; this is encoded by the coding sequence ATGTCCGCATCAACCACCAGCCCGGCCCAGGCCCCCGCCAACTCGCGGTCCCGCGTCCTCGTCGCGAGCCTCATCGGCACGACGATCGAGTTCTACGACTTCTACATCTACGCGACCGCCGCGGTCCTGGTCTTCCCCTCGCTCTTCTTCCCGAACAGCGACCCGACCACGGCGCTGCTCTCGTCGTTCGCGGTGTTCGGTGCCGCGATGGTCGCGCGCCCGATCGGCGCCGTCGTCTTCGGGCACCTCGGCGACCGGCTCGGCCGCAAGGGCACGCTGGTGGCGTCGCTTCTCACCATGGGCATCGCCACCTTCCTCATCGGCGTGCTGCCCACCTACGCGCAGGCCGGCTGGATCGCCACCGCACTGCTGGTGCTGATGCGGCTCGCCCAGGGCTTCGCGCTGGGCGGCGAGTGGAGCGGCGCCGCGCTGGTCGCCACGGAGAACGCCCCGAAGAACAAGCGCGCCCTCTACGGCACGTTCCCGCAACTGGGCGCCCCGCTCGGCTTCATCATCGGCAACGGCCTCTTCCTGATCATCGGCGCTCTCCTGCCGTCCAGCGCGGGCGCCGACCCCTCGCAGCCCTCCGAAGCCTTCCTGACCTGGGGCTGGCGCATCCCGTTCCTGTTCTCGGCCGTCATGGTCGCGATCGGCCTGTGGGTGCGGATGCGCCTGGTCGAGGCGCCGGTCTTCTCCAAGACCCGTGAGGCCGGGCTGGTGCGGAAGCTGCCGCTGGCCACCGTCTTCCGCAGTCACTGGAAGCAGCTGATCCTCGGCACCTTCTTCATGCTGGCGACGTACGTGCTCTTCTACCTGATGACCACGTTCTCACTCAGCTACGGCCGTACCTCGACGGACGCCGCCGTGCCCGGCCTGGGGTACAGCTACACCACCTTCGTCCTGATGTTGATCTTCGGGGTGCTGTTCTTCGCCGCGTTCACCCTGGTCTCGGGGCCGCTCGCCGACAAGTACGGCCGGCGCGCCACCCTGATCTGGGTCACCGTCGCGATCCTGGTCTTCGGGCTGGTGTGGGTGCCGCTGATCGGCATGGGCACGCTCGGCGTGGTGCTGTGGCTGGTGCTCGGCTTCACGCTGATGGGCATGACCTTCGGCCCGATGGGCGCGCTCCTGCCGGAACTCTTCCCGACGAGCGTGCGCTACACCGGCTCGGGCATCTCGTACAACGTCAGCTCGATCCTCGGCGCGGCCGTCGCCCCGTTCATAGCGGTGGCGCTGTGGGAGGCCGCCGACGGCTCGCCGCGGCTGGTCGGCGTCTACCTCTCCTCGATGGCGCTGCTGACTCTGGTCGCGCTGCTCATCGGCAAGGAGACCAAGGACATCGCCCTCGACGAGGGCGAGACCCCCGCCGGCGTCGACGCCACCGACCGGGACGGGTCCCCCGCCGCCACCGCGGCCCGCTGA
- the uriT gene encoding uridine transporter UriT, with the protein MSAPATMSRPGEAPGRRTTRVGVLLAALLSACFAFQLNASMLSPALKNIEESFGASSAEIGLTQTAFFTSAALFSLFLPRLGDVIGRRKVLAGMLALMAVGCVVAALAPSVPVLFVGRIIQGVSGPVVPLCLIMLRQEVTEPKRYGTLLGVITAVNGGIAGVDALAGGYLADNYGFRSVFWTMAVVAVLATVLVATLTPETKAPAATRMDWPGVALLVVSVGSLLIALNEAGKLADADWLLVAALIVVAAVVFGLFWRTENRSGHPLVATRHLKQRSTWATLLTTLLTMTGVFAVMNGLIPALAQDGNAGLGMSAEQSAWWTLTPYALAGLAMGPLAGRLAATFGYSRILRFGLIGAVAAVVLMILTIDSQSRVMLLLASVLVGVAYAGVANIVLNGLGIVLSPKENPGFLPGLNAGAFNLGAGLSFALLYAVKTAALPDDPTSPSDYTAGMIAGVVILAAAFATSFMIPKPVEAETGD; encoded by the coding sequence ATGAGCGCACCCGCCACCATGAGCCGGCCCGGCGAGGCGCCGGGCCGGCGCACCACCCGCGTGGGTGTGCTGCTCGCCGCACTCCTCTCGGCCTGCTTCGCCTTCCAGCTCAACGCCAGCATGCTCAGCCCCGCGCTGAAGAACATCGAGGAGAGCTTCGGGGCCAGCTCGGCCGAGATCGGGCTCACCCAGACCGCGTTCTTCACCTCGGCGGCACTGTTCTCGCTCTTCCTGCCGAGGCTGGGCGACGTCATCGGCCGGCGCAAGGTCCTGGCCGGGATGCTGGCCCTGATGGCCGTCGGCTGCGTCGTCGCCGCACTGGCGCCGAGCGTGCCGGTGCTGTTCGTCGGCCGCATCATCCAGGGCGTGTCCGGCCCGGTCGTTCCCCTCTGCCTGATCATGCTGCGGCAGGAGGTGACCGAACCGAAGAGGTACGGCACCCTGCTCGGTGTGATCACCGCCGTCAACGGCGGCATCGCCGGTGTCGACGCCCTCGCCGGGGGCTACCTCGCCGACAACTACGGCTTCCGGTCGGTCTTCTGGACGATGGCCGTCGTGGCGGTCCTCGCCACCGTTCTGGTCGCCACTCTGACTCCCGAGACCAAGGCGCCCGCCGCGACCCGGATGGACTGGCCCGGCGTCGCACTCCTCGTCGTGTCGGTCGGCTCGCTGCTCATCGCGCTGAACGAGGCCGGCAAGCTCGCCGACGCCGACTGGCTCCTCGTCGCGGCCCTCATCGTCGTCGCGGCGGTCGTCTTCGGTCTGTTCTGGCGGACCGAGAACCGCAGCGGGCATCCGCTGGTCGCCACCCGGCACCTGAAGCAGCGCTCGACCTGGGCGACCCTGCTGACCACCCTGCTCACCATGACGGGCGTGTTCGCCGTCATGAACGGGCTGATCCCGGCCCTCGCCCAGGACGGGAACGCCGGACTCGGCATGAGCGCCGAACAGTCCGCGTGGTGGACCCTCACGCCGTACGCCCTGGCCGGCCTGGCCATGGGACCCCTCGCCGGCCGGCTCGCCGCCACCTTCGGGTACAGCCGCATCCTGCGGTTCGGGCTGATCGGAGCCGTAGCAGCGGTCGTCCTGATGATCCTGACGATCGACTCCCAGTCCCGCGTCATGCTGCTGTTGGCCTCGGTCCTGGTCGGCGTCGCCTACGCGGGCGTGGCGAACATCGTGCTCAACGGGCTCGGCATCGTCCTGTCCCCCAAGGAGAACCCGGGATTCCTGCCCGGCCTGAACGCGGGGGCGTTCAACCTCGGTGCCGGTCTCAGCTTCGCGCTGCTGTACGCGGTCAAGACGGCGGCCCTGCCCGACGATCCCACGTCGCCCTCCGACTACACCGCCGGCATGATCGCCGGAGTCGTCATCCTGGCCGCCGCCTTCGCGACGTCCTTCATGATCCCGAAGCCGGTGGAGGCCGAGACCGGCGACTGA
- the uriH gene encoding uridine-preferring nucleoside hydrolase UriH, translated as MTRKIILDCDPGHDDAIALLLAHGNPDIDLVAVTTVVGNQTLEKVTRNALSVARIAGITGVPFAAGCPRPLVRAIETAPDIHGETGLDGPVLPEPTLELDRRHAVDLIIDTVMSHEPGEITIVPTAGLTNIALAARKEPRIVERVREVVLMGGGYHEGNWSAVAEFNIIIDPEAAHIVFNESWPVTMVGLDLTHQALATPEVAERIAAVGTKPAQFVGELLDFFGATYKEAQGFEHPPVHDPCAVAYVIDPNVMTVRKAPVDVELTGGLTLGMTVTDFRAPAPADCHTQVAVELDRERFWDLVVDALERIGDVEA; from the coding sequence ATGACCAGGAAAATCATCCTCGACTGCGACCCCGGGCACGACGACGCCATCGCACTGTTGCTGGCGCACGGCAACCCCGACATCGACCTGGTCGCCGTCACGACCGTGGTCGGGAACCAGACGCTGGAGAAGGTGACCCGCAACGCCCTGTCCGTGGCGCGCATCGCCGGGATCACCGGCGTGCCCTTCGCCGCCGGCTGCCCGCGGCCGCTGGTGCGGGCCATCGAGACGGCACCGGACATCCATGGCGAGACCGGTCTGGACGGCCCCGTACTGCCCGAGCCGACCCTCGAGCTGGACCGCCGGCACGCCGTCGACCTCATCATCGACACGGTGATGTCGCACGAGCCCGGCGAGATCACCATCGTCCCGACGGCCGGGCTGACGAACATCGCCCTCGCCGCGCGCAAGGAGCCCCGCATCGTCGAGCGGGTCCGCGAGGTCGTCCTGATGGGCGGCGGCTACCACGAGGGCAACTGGAGCGCGGTCGCCGAGTTCAACATCATCATCGACCCCGAGGCCGCCCACATCGTCTTCAACGAGAGCTGGCCGGTCACGATGGTCGGCCTCGACCTGACGCACCAGGCGCTGGCGACGCCCGAGGTCGCCGAGAGGATCGCGGCGGTCGGCACCAAGCCCGCCCAGTTCGTCGGCGAACTGCTGGACTTCTTCGGCGCCACCTACAAGGAGGCGCAGGGCTTCGAGCACCCGCCCGTGCACGACCCGTGCGCGGTCGCGTACGTGATCGACCCGAACGTCATGACAGTGCGCAAGGCTCCCGTGGACGTCGAACTCACCGGTGGCCTGACCCTGGGCATGACCGTGACGGACTTCCGGGCCCCGGCGCCGGCCGACTGCCACACCCAGGTCGCGGTCGAGCTCGACCGCGAGCGGTTCTGGGACCTCGTGGTGGACGCCCTCGAGCGGATCGGTGACGTCGAGGCATGA
- a CDS encoding LacI family DNA-binding transcriptional regulator has translation MTDVTLREVARASGCSVATVSRVLAGTRPVGAETARRVREAAEELGYRPNQVARALRSRSTGTVGLVLPQITNPFFPSLVREVEHALHAEGRAVLLADCDDDPEVEAARITDLLDRQVDALLIIAVDEKRSREAVAKAAAHVPLVLLDRGCGPGVADSVATDNATGMALVLDHLVATGRRRVCFVGAAGTGSAAVERLAAYEAEAGALLPRGSGRVELGDFSLEWGRAAVDRILPSRPDAVVCANDLLAVGVLQRLRQLGVDVPGDIAVTGFDDIPMADLADPALTTVRQPVRALAAEAVHLLGHRPAGQNGGPRRSVRLAPELVVRASSAPRASSTEETGTVSTRTPEVEQ, from the coding sequence GTGACCGACGTCACCCTGAGAGAGGTGGCCCGCGCATCGGGCTGCTCCGTCGCCACGGTGTCCCGGGTCCTGGCCGGCACCCGTCCGGTCGGGGCCGAGACAGCCCGCAGGGTACGGGAGGCGGCCGAGGAACTCGGCTACCGGCCCAACCAGGTCGCCCGCGCCCTGCGCAGCCGCTCCACCGGCACCGTCGGTCTCGTCCTGCCGCAGATCACCAACCCCTTCTTCCCCTCCCTCGTGCGGGAGGTGGAGCACGCCCTGCACGCCGAGGGACGTGCCGTGCTGCTCGCCGACTGTGACGACGACCCGGAGGTCGAGGCCGCCCGGATCACCGACCTCCTGGACCGGCAGGTCGACGCCCTGCTGATCATCGCCGTCGACGAGAAGCGGAGCCGGGAGGCGGTGGCGAAGGCCGCGGCCCACGTGCCGCTGGTGCTGCTGGACCGCGGCTGCGGCCCCGGCGTCGCCGACTCGGTCGCGACCGACAACGCCACCGGTATGGCGCTCGTCCTGGACCACTTGGTCGCCACCGGCCGCCGCCGGGTCTGCTTCGTGGGGGCCGCCGGAACCGGCTCGGCGGCGGTCGAGCGGCTCGCGGCGTACGAGGCCGAGGCCGGCGCCCTGCTCCCGCGCGGCTCCGGACGGGTCGAACTCGGCGACTTCTCACTGGAGTGGGGGCGGGCCGCGGTGGACCGGATCCTGCCGTCCCGTCCGGACGCCGTCGTCTGCGCCAACGACCTCCTCGCGGTCGGCGTACTGCAACGGCTGCGACAACTCGGCGTGGACGTCCCGGGCGACATCGCCGTCACCGGCTTCGACGACATCCCCATGGCGGACCTCGCCGACCCGGCCCTGACCACCGTCCGCCAACCCGTGCGCGCACTGGCGGCCGAAGCCGTGCACCTGCTCGGCCATCGGCCGGCCGGACAGAACGGCGGGCCGCGACGGTCGGTCCGTCTCGCCCCCGAACTCGTCGTACGCGCCTCCAGCGCACCCCGCGCGTCCTCCACCGAGGAAACCGGCACCGTCAGTACCCGCACCCCAGAGGTGGAACAGTGA
- the rbsK gene encoding ribokinase — translation MIAVVGSLNLDLVAPVPQHPVPGETVLGGDIAQHPGGKGANQAVAAARLGGNVAFVGRVGEDDAADIMLDAVRSEGVDAAHITRTPGAATGRALIAVDPAGENTIIVSPGANARVGAADCEAAADLLRKAAVTVLQQEIPDEANHAAARMAGGIVLHNPAPAVAGAVPPPHVDVLVPNRTELATLTGTPVPETIDDVVAAARKLTGAGAAIVTLGGDGVLLLEGTAHLHIPAFRVRPVDTTAAGDSFCGALAVALAEGRTLEQAARWACAAAAISTTRAGAQPSLARHDEVEAFLAGQR, via the coding sequence GTGATCGCAGTCGTCGGAAGCCTCAACCTGGATCTCGTCGCACCGGTTCCCCAGCACCCCGTGCCGGGCGAGACGGTCCTCGGCGGTGACATCGCCCAGCACCCCGGCGGCAAGGGCGCCAACCAGGCCGTCGCCGCCGCCCGGCTCGGCGGGAACGTCGCTTTCGTCGGCCGGGTCGGCGAGGACGACGCGGCCGACATCATGCTCGACGCCGTCCGCAGCGAGGGCGTGGACGCCGCGCACATCACCCGCACCCCGGGCGCGGCGACCGGCCGCGCCCTGATCGCCGTCGACCCGGCGGGCGAGAACACCATCATCGTCAGCCCCGGTGCCAACGCCCGCGTGGGCGCCGCCGACTGCGAGGCCGCGGCGGACCTGCTGCGGAAGGCGGCCGTGACCGTCCTGCAGCAGGAGATCCCGGACGAGGCCAACCACGCCGCCGCGCGAATGGCCGGCGGTATCGTGCTCCACAACCCGGCCCCCGCCGTCGCCGGCGCCGTCCCCCCGCCCCACGTCGACGTGCTGGTCCCCAACCGAACGGAACTGGCGACCCTCACCGGCACGCCCGTGCCGGAGACGATCGACGACGTCGTCGCCGCCGCCCGCAAGCTGACCGGGGCCGGCGCGGCGATCGTCACGCTCGGCGGCGACGGGGTCCTCCTCCTCGAAGGCACCGCGCACCTGCACATCCCGGCGTTCCGTGTCCGGCCCGTGGACACCACCGCCGCCGGTGACTCCTTCTGCGGCGCGCTCGCCGTCGCCCTCGCCGAGGGCCGCACCCTCGAACAGGCGGCCCGCTGGGCCTGCGCCGCCGCGGCGATCAGCACCACACGCGCGGGCGCCCAGCCCTCGCTCGCCCGCCACGACGAGGTCGAGGCCTTCCTCGCGGGACAGCGCTGA
- a CDS encoding globin domain-containing protein — MLSDTSRPVITATLPVVADHIGEIAQRFYRHMFSAHPELLDGVFNRGNQAHGHQQRALAGSVAAFATTLVETPERVPEQLLSRIAHKHASLGIRPDQYQVVHDHLMWAIGDVLGDAVTEEVAAAWDEVYWLMANALINQERGLYSARGVRPETVWRDWRVERKIKETDEVVTFVVKRNDDRLVKTSLPGQYVTVRMRMPDGKLQPRQYSLTRADDGEHRQFSVKRVRGEDGDPDGEMSALLHDSVGVGDLLTLSLPYGDVVLDDSGRPVVFASAGIGISPMAGMLSHLVAADSGLSITVLHADLDEASLPLRRQVVNDVLALRDARMYLWYEKDARSLEPVAGVFEGQMDLTGVDVPDDALYYLCGPLPFMQAVRSRLIEQGVAPRDIQYEVFGPDLWQADLD, encoded by the coding sequence ATGCTCTCCGACACATCCCGTCCCGTCATCACCGCCACGCTCCCCGTGGTCGCCGACCACATCGGTGAGATCGCCCAGCGTTTCTACCGGCATATGTTCTCCGCGCATCCCGAACTCCTCGACGGCGTCTTCAACCGCGGTAACCAGGCGCACGGCCATCAGCAGCGGGCCCTGGCCGGCTCGGTGGCGGCGTTCGCGACGACCCTGGTGGAGACACCGGAGCGAGTGCCGGAACAACTGCTGAGCCGGATCGCCCACAAGCACGCCTCGCTCGGCATCCGACCCGACCAGTACCAGGTCGTCCACGACCACCTGATGTGGGCGATCGGCGATGTCCTGGGCGACGCGGTCACCGAGGAGGTGGCCGCCGCCTGGGACGAGGTGTACTGGCTGATGGCCAACGCCCTGATCAACCAGGAACGCGGCCTCTACAGCGCCCGCGGGGTCCGGCCGGAGACGGTCTGGCGGGACTGGCGGGTGGAGCGGAAGATCAAGGAGACCGACGAGGTGGTCACCTTCGTGGTCAAGCGGAACGACGACCGCCTGGTGAAGACCTCACTGCCGGGCCAGTACGTCACCGTCCGGATGCGGATGCCCGACGGGAAGCTCCAGCCGCGCCAGTACAGCCTGACCCGCGCCGACGACGGCGAGCACCGCCAGTTCTCGGTGAAGCGGGTGCGCGGCGAGGACGGCGACCCCGACGGCGAGATGTCGGCGCTGCTGCACGACTCCGTCGGGGTGGGCGACCTCCTGACGCTGTCACTGCCGTACGGCGACGTGGTGCTCGACGACTCGGGGCGACCGGTGGTCTTCGCCAGTGCCGGCATCGGGATCTCCCCCATGGCGGGCATGCTGTCGCACCTGGTCGCGGCCGACTCCGGGCTGTCGATCACCGTTCTGCACGCCGACCTCGACGAGGCGTCCCTCCCGCTGCGGCGGCAAGTGGTCAACGACGTGCTGGCGCTGCGGGACGCGCGGATGTACCTCTGGTACGAGAAGGACGCGCGCAGCCTCGAACCGGTGGCCGGCGTCTTCGAGGGACAGATGGACCTGACCGGCGTCGACGTCCCCGACGACGCCCTCTACTACCTGTGCGGGCCGCTGCCCTTCATGCAGGCCGTGCGAAGCCGGCTGATCGAGCAGGGGGTCGCCCCGCGCGACATCCAGTACGAGGTCTTCGGCCCCGACCTGTGGCAGGCCGACCTGGACTGA